The proteins below are encoded in one region of Macaca nemestrina isolate mMacNem1 chromosome 10, mMacNem.hap1, whole genome shotgun sequence:
- the LOC105474214 gene encoding dermcidin has product MRFMSLLFLAALAGALVCAYDPEAASAPGSGNPSHEASAARKENAGEDPGLARQAPKPRKQRASLLEKGLEGAKNTLGGLGNLGKDAVEDLESVGKGAVHDVKDVLDSVL; this is encoded by the exons ATGAGGTTCATGAGTCTCCTCTTCCTGGCAGCTCTGGCAGGAGCCCTGGTCTGTGCCT ATGACCCAGAGGCTGCCTCTGCCCCAGGATCGGGGAACC CTTCCCATGAGGCATCAGCAGCTCGAAAGGAAAATGCAGGTGAAGACCCAGGGTTAGCCAGACAGGCACCAAAGCCAAGGAAGCAGAGAGCCAGCCTTCTGG AAAAAGGCCTAGAGGGAGCAAAAAACACTCTGGGGGGACTCGGAAACCTAGGAAAAGATGCAGTTGAAGATCTAGAAAGTGTGGGTAAAG GAGCCGTCCATGACGTTAAAGACGTCCTTGACTCAGTACTATAG
- the LOC105474215 gene encoding extracellular glycoprotein lacritin, which yields MKFTTLLFLAAVAGALVYAEDASSDSTDADPAQEAGTSKPNEEISDPAASASPPETTTTAQETSAAVQGTAKVTSSRQELNPLKSIVEKSILLTEQAFARAGKGVPGGLAGGKQFIENGNEFAQKLLKKFGLPKPWA from the exons ATGAAATTCACCACTCTCCTCTTCTTGGCAGCTGTGGCTGGGGCCCTGGTCTATGCTG AAGATGCCTCCTCTGACTCGACGGATGCTGATCCTGCCCAGGAAGCTGGGACCT CTAAGCCTAATGAAGAGATCTCAGATCCAGCAGCATCTGCTTCACCCCCAGAGACAACCACAACAGCCCAGGAGACGTCGGCAGCAGTTCAGGGGACAGCCAAGGTTACCTCAAGCAGGCAGGAACTAAACCCCCTGA AATCCATAGTGGAGAAAAGTATCTTACTAACAGAACAAGCCTTTGCAAGAGCAGGAAAAGGAGTGCCTGGAGGCTTGGCAGGTGGAAAACAATTCATTGAAA ATGGAAATGAATTTGCACAAAAATTACTGAAGAAATTCGGTCTGCCAAAACCGTGGGCATGA